In the genome of Mucisphaera calidilacus, one region contains:
- a CDS encoding ABC transporter substrate-binding protein, with amino-acid sequence MKYLFYLFAGVTGVGFCFALLLWLLSWSLQPQASDAPIDVDPDLLASIERDRDVSFDSQRIDTLPRLQVDVDSSEGSDASWWPRGESPILAQLVESGDLPPVRDRTGPEPLVMRGVDGIGNYGGTWLRVASSENDVGVIQNRMSYTGFFRWSPLGEPVVPHLAKSFEPSEDMRTFTVRLRRGVRWSDGHPFTANDVMYWWRDQELSEDLTDGIPPRWMYTGADPGTIDMIDDYTLLFRFTKPYPHFKRIMATYSFYMTQDPEHYLRPYHPTLGDQDRIAEGMQAYQLPSPRALYAYMRNFMNPDCPRLWPWIYRSYKANPPQVFVRNPFYFAVDESGNQLPYIDRLQFAVRSGQMMALSFVNGEVSMQTRHVRYENYTELFDRAESTGMRVLHWYSATRSPWVINPNLNRRIDPERPSTRWKAQLLADKRFRQALSLAIDRKAIIRALYNDQVEPAQVEPGPESPFSSPELRQAFIDHDTQGANALLDELGLTGRDADGMRTYPDGSTMTFFIEYSQFTDIGPGHFVVDDWAAVGVRAILQERARQLFYLHKNAADFDFNIWSGESDFFAVIEPRYFIPHSIEAFYATQWAQWYALGGYYDDPRAKRVANARPPPRDHPMYRAYDLYEQALLAPSRSEQIALMKKVFAIGAENIWTINIADAPPQLVVLDEDMRNVPKNALFGFVAMTPGNAGIETFFFENPVMSQGAIDDVRNAIVNPIARPRLDGSSPDTIDRAIPLGSLIRSVILGIVALALLLIAIKHPYIGRRLLIMIPTLFVISIIVFTIIQLPEGDYLTARLVQLQEAGNADAEQEIEDLRQLFHFDEPMWKQYARWMGFFWFTSLDVADAGLLQGYMGRSMETAQPVNQIVGDRIILTVCISAGTILFTWAVAIPIGIYSAVRQYSLADYAFTLVGFIGMSIPGFLLALVLMVLADVSGLFSPEYAAQPEWTWGKLIDLLRHIWVPVLVMGVAGTAGMIRVMRANLLDELSKPYVTTARAKGVRPIKLLLKYPVRVALNPFISGIGHVFPQLVSGGAIVAMVLSLPTVGPLLLAALFSEDMYLAGSMLMVLSMLGVLGTLVSDLLLLWLDPRVRYDEVTT; translated from the coding sequence ATGAAGTATCTGTTCTATCTCTTCGCAGGTGTCACGGGTGTAGGGTTCTGCTTTGCGCTGCTCCTCTGGCTGCTGAGCTGGTCATTGCAGCCACAAGCATCAGACGCCCCGATCGATGTCGATCCCGATCTGCTCGCGAGCATCGAGCGTGACCGCGATGTCTCCTTCGACTCACAACGGATCGATACCCTCCCGAGGCTGCAGGTGGATGTTGACAGCAGTGAGGGTAGCGACGCTTCCTGGTGGCCACGCGGCGAGTCGCCGATCCTGGCCCAACTCGTTGAATCGGGCGATCTGCCTCCTGTCCGCGACCGCACCGGACCCGAACCACTCGTCATGCGCGGCGTGGACGGAATCGGAAACTACGGCGGAACCTGGCTACGCGTCGCAAGTTCTGAAAACGACGTCGGGGTCATCCAGAACAGGATGTCGTACACCGGCTTTTTCCGCTGGTCGCCGCTTGGCGAACCGGTCGTCCCTCATCTTGCCAAGTCCTTCGAGCCATCAGAGGACATGAGAACATTCACGGTGCGTCTGCGGCGTGGCGTCCGATGGTCGGATGGCCACCCCTTCACCGCAAACGACGTGATGTACTGGTGGCGGGACCAGGAACTGAGCGAGGACCTCACCGACGGAATCCCACCAAGATGGATGTACACCGGTGCGGACCCGGGCACGATCGACATGATCGATGACTACACGCTCCTGTTCCGCTTCACGAAGCCGTACCCGCACTTCAAACGCATCATGGCAACCTACAGCTTCTACATGACGCAGGATCCCGAACACTACCTGCGCCCCTATCACCCGACACTCGGCGACCAGGATCGCATCGCCGAGGGCATGCAGGCCTACCAACTCCCCAGCCCGAGGGCGCTGTATGCCTACATGCGGAATTTCATGAACCCCGACTGCCCACGGCTCTGGCCGTGGATCTACCGCAGTTACAAAGCGAATCCGCCCCAGGTCTTTGTCCGCAACCCGTTCTACTTCGCCGTCGATGAATCGGGCAATCAGCTGCCCTACATCGACCGCCTGCAGTTCGCCGTGCGCAGCGGCCAGATGATGGCACTGAGCTTTGTCAACGGCGAGGTGAGCATGCAAACCCGGCACGTGCGCTACGAGAACTACACCGAGTTGTTTGACCGCGCAGAATCAACCGGCATGCGCGTGCTCCACTGGTACTCCGCGACACGATCACCCTGGGTGATCAATCCAAACCTGAATCGACGCATCGACCCCGAACGCCCGTCGACCCGATGGAAGGCCCAGCTGCTGGCGGACAAACGCTTCCGCCAGGCGCTCTCGCTGGCGATCGACCGAAAAGCGATCATCCGCGCCCTGTACAACGACCAGGTCGAGCCGGCGCAGGTCGAACCCGGCCCCGAGTCCCCCTTCTCAAGCCCGGAACTCAGGCAGGCCTTCATCGACCACGACACCCAGGGAGCAAACGCCTTACTCGACGAACTCGGGCTGACCGGACGAGACGCCGACGGCATGCGCACCTACCCCGACGGATCAACGATGACCTTCTTTATCGAGTACAGCCAGTTCACGGATATCGGCCCGGGGCACTTCGTCGTCGATGACTGGGCGGCGGTCGGCGTGCGGGCCATCCTGCAGGAGCGAGCACGACAACTCTTCTACCTCCACAAGAACGCGGCTGACTTCGATTTCAACATCTGGAGCGGTGAGAGTGATTTCTTCGCCGTCATCGAACCACGCTACTTCATCCCGCACTCCATCGAAGCGTTCTACGCCACCCAATGGGCCCAGTGGTACGCGCTGGGCGGATACTACGACGATCCCAGGGCCAAACGCGTCGCCAACGCGAGACCACCGCCCCGTGACCACCCCATGTACCGCGCCTACGACCTCTACGAGCAGGCACTGCTGGCACCCAGCCGATCAGAGCAGATCGCACTGATGAAGAAGGTCTTCGCGATCGGTGCAGAGAACATCTGGACAATCAATATCGCCGATGCGCCGCCTCAACTCGTCGTGCTGGACGAGGACATGCGCAACGTACCGAAGAACGCACTCTTCGGTTTCGTGGCCATGACGCCGGGGAACGCCGGCATCGAAACCTTCTTTTTCGAGAACCCCGTGATGTCGCAGGGGGCTATCGACGACGTACGCAACGCCATCGTCAATCCGATCGCACGACCACGCCTCGACGGTTCTTCGCCCGACACGATCGATCGGGCCATCCCCCTAGGTTCCCTGATCCGCTCCGTGATCCTCGGCATCGTGGCACTCGCCTTACTCCTGATTGCGATCAAGCACCCCTACATCGGCCGGCGGCTGCTGATCATGATCCCCACCCTCTTTGTGATCTCGATCATCGTCTTCACCATCATCCAACTCCCCGAAGGCGACTACCTCACCGCGCGACTCGTCCAACTCCAGGAGGCGGGCAACGCCGACGCCGAACAGGAGATCGAGGACCTCAGGCAACTCTTCCATTTCGACGAACCCATGTGGAAGCAGTACGCGCGATGGATGGGATTCTTCTGGTTTACGAGCCTTGATGTGGCCGATGCCGGCCTGCTCCAGGGCTACATGGGCCGTTCCATGGAGACCGCTCAGCCGGTCAACCAGATCGTAGGCGACCGCATCATCCTGACCGTCTGTATCTCGGCCGGCACGATCCTCTTCACGTGGGCGGTCGCGATACCCATCGGCATCTACTCCGCGGTCAGGCAATACTCCCTCGCCGACTACGCCTTCACGCTCGTGGGCTTCATCGGCATGAGCATCCCCGGCTTCCTGCTCGCACTCGTGCTCATGGTCCTCGCCGACGTCTCAGGCCTCTTCTCGCCCGAGTACGCGGCACAGCCAGAATGGACATGGGGCAAATTGATCGACCTGCTACGCCACATCTGGGTCCCCGTGCTGGTGATGGGCGTCGCGGGCACGGCAGGCATGATCCGCGTCATGCGCGCCAACCTCCTCGACGAACTCAGCAAGCCCTACGTCACCACCGCGCGAGCCAAGGGCGTCCGACCCATCAAGCTCCTGCTCAAATACCCGGTGCGTGTCGCACTCAACCCGTTTATCTCCGGCATCGGGCACGTCTTCCCGCAACTCGTCTCGGGTGGAGCCATCGTGGCGATGGTCCTGTCACTGCCCACGGTCGGCCCGCTCCTGCTCGCGGCCCTCTTCAGCGAGGATATGTACCTCGCCGGATCGATGCTCATGGTCCTCAGCATGCTCGGCGTGCTCGGAACCCTCGTCAGCGACCTCCTCCTGCTCTGGCTTGATCCGCGTGTCCGCTACGACGAGGTGACCACGTGA
- a CDS encoding cation:proton antiporter, which translates to MTWHLLLDILMLLGAALVLGVVAERLRQSAILGYLVAGTLVGPAAFALVDSTEEVHAIAELGVAMLLFSIGLEFSLDRLRRLGSIALIGGTAQILLTLVVAAGAAWGLGLGPRAAIGVGALLALSSTACVLRILSDRGAIDTLYGRNSLGILLMQDVAVVPLVLLLTVLARGGSVDQTMATLGKTLGLGLLLIGAFLLLFRYIAPRLFRLRPWAQNRDLPVLLAIVMAIGSAIAAHEMGISPAMGAFVAGVLLGESPFAVQVRADVASLRTLFVTLFFASVGMLGDPGWVAANVPLVGGTVAAIIIGKGLLVVVVVRALGHSTGVAMATGLCLAQAGEFSFVLAKIGRGTVFDEQLFRLIVSSTILTLFVTPFLIGLAPRVASAWTRLAVRSSRRAAPTPTGPDPAEADTPSPKRDILVIGFGPAGQQAVDHLRSDYAERIQVIELNPRNASDARLRRLEVQVGDATRQDVLEHAGIYDATVILVTIPDAHASRTVIHHCRQMAPAASVVVRARYHVVRWELQLAGALTVVDEELELGRAIATAARQHLTGVTTDSPTDEAV; encoded by the coding sequence TTGACCTGGCACCTGCTGCTGGACATTCTGATGCTGCTCGGGGCGGCGCTCGTTCTCGGCGTCGTCGCCGAGCGACTGCGTCAAAGCGCGATCCTTGGCTATCTGGTAGCGGGTACACTCGTCGGGCCGGCGGCCTTTGCGCTTGTCGACAGCACCGAAGAGGTACACGCGATCGCCGAGCTGGGCGTGGCGATGCTGCTGTTTTCCATCGGCTTGGAGTTCTCGCTCGATCGTTTGCGTCGACTGGGATCGATCGCGCTGATCGGCGGTACCGCTCAGATCCTGCTGACACTTGTCGTCGCGGCGGGCGCTGCCTGGGGACTCGGCCTTGGCCCACGGGCCGCGATCGGTGTCGGCGCGCTGCTCGCGTTGTCCAGCACCGCCTGCGTGCTTCGGATCCTCAGTGATCGTGGAGCGATCGACACACTCTACGGCCGCAACTCGCTCGGGATCCTGCTGATGCAGGATGTGGCCGTTGTCCCCCTCGTCCTGCTGCTGACCGTGCTTGCGCGAGGTGGTTCCGTTGATCAGACCATGGCCACGCTTGGGAAGACCTTAGGTCTTGGGCTGCTGCTGATCGGTGCCTTTCTGCTGCTGTTTCGCTACATCGCTCCGCGGCTCTTTCGGCTACGCCCCTGGGCCCAGAACCGGGATCTGCCGGTGCTGCTGGCCATCGTCATGGCCATCGGCTCGGCGATTGCCGCGCATGAGATGGGCATCTCGCCGGCCATGGGGGCTTTCGTCGCCGGGGTGCTGCTGGGCGAGTCTCCCTTCGCGGTGCAGGTCCGTGCCGACGTCGCCAGTCTGCGAACGCTCTTCGTAACGTTGTTCTTCGCCTCGGTGGGCATGCTGGGCGACCCGGGCTGGGTCGCCGCGAACGTGCCGCTGGTTGGTGGCACCGTTGCCGCCATCATCATCGGGAAAGGCCTGCTGGTCGTGGTGGTGGTCCGCGCACTTGGTCACTCGACGGGCGTCGCGATGGCGACGGGTCTGTGCCTTGCCCAGGCAGGAGAGTTCTCCTTTGTGCTGGCGAAGATTGGGCGTGGGACGGTGTTCGACGAGCAGCTGTTCAGGCTGATCGTCTCCTCCACCATCCTGACGCTGTTCGTCACCCCGTTCCTGATCGGCCTGGCGCCCCGGGTCGCATCGGCATGGACACGCTTGGCGGTCCGATCGTCCAGGCGCGCCGCGCCGACACCGACTGGTCCGGACCCGGCCGAGGCCGACACCCCCTCGCCGAAGCGTGACATTCTGGTCATCGGTTTCGGCCCCGCTGGCCAGCAGGCGGTGGATCACCTGCGTAGCGACTACGCCGAACGAATACAGGTCATCGAGCTGAACCCTCGCAACGCATCAGACGCGAGGCTGCGTCGTCTCGAGGTACAGGTCGGCGATGCAACGCGCCAGGATGTTCTTGAGCATGCCGGGATCTATGACGCGACCGTCATCCTGGTGACGATCCCGGACGCGCACGCGAGCCGAACCGTCATCCATCACTGCCGTCAAATGGCGCCTGCGGCGTCTGTTGTCGTCCGGGCTCGCTACCACGTTGTGCGCTGGGAGCTTCAACTCGCGGGCGCTCTCACCGTTGTCGATGAGGAACTCGAGTTGGGCAGAGCCATCGCCACAGCCGCGCGTCAGCACCTGACCGGCGTGACCACGGACTCTCCGACTGACGAAGCCGTGTAG
- a CDS encoding GntR family transcriptional regulator, whose protein sequence is MSRVATKHQLVFEAVRKEIRDGRFNPGDRIPSDVELVEKFKVSRPTVAKALQELERNGLVIRRPGSGTYVKKTDKDGYLFGLLIPGLGDTEIFEPICGEIARSAQQLNHSLLWGGAGTHTLFDSDEVGSISLDICRQFIQNKVSGIFFAPLVVAEHHNTINQQITQTLTDAGIPVVLLDRDIVPFPNRSGFDLVGINNHRAGFLVTQHLIEQGCDSILFVTDQYRVGTVEARIAGFNQALLLAERPVTPSLIQRCNPRDATFVANMMAAHKPCGIVCGNDVVAANLIHTLDNLDIEVPNHVLVAGIDDVKYAELLRVPLTTIHQPCEAIGRAAIRAMLDRLEMPDMPARDVLVACHLVERASTERLDRLNGKA, encoded by the coding sequence GTGTCCAGAGTCGCCACCAAGCACCAACTCGTCTTCGAAGCCGTCCGCAAGGAGATCCGCGACGGGCGGTTCAACCCCGGCGATCGCATCCCCTCCGACGTCGAACTCGTCGAGAAGTTCAAGGTCTCCCGGCCGACCGTGGCCAAAGCCCTGCAGGAACTCGAACGCAACGGCCTGGTCATCCGACGCCCGGGATCGGGCACGTACGTCAAGAAGACGGACAAGGATGGATACCTCTTCGGCCTGCTGATCCCCGGCCTCGGCGACACCGAGATCTTTGAACCAATCTGTGGCGAGATCGCTCGATCCGCGCAGCAGCTCAATCACTCCCTGCTCTGGGGTGGTGCGGGAACGCACACGCTCTTCGACAGCGACGAGGTCGGGTCGATCTCCCTTGATATCTGCCGTCAGTTCATCCAGAACAAGGTCTCGGGCATCTTCTTCGCGCCGCTCGTGGTGGCGGAGCACCACAACACCATCAATCAGCAGATCACACAAACGCTGACCGATGCGGGGATCCCGGTGGTCCTGCTGGACCGCGACATCGTGCCCTTCCCTAATCGCAGCGGTTTTGACCTCGTCGGCATCAACAACCATCGGGCTGGCTTTCTCGTTACCCAGCACCTGATCGAGCAGGGATGCGACAGCATCCTCTTTGTCACCGACCAGTACCGGGTTGGCACGGTCGAGGCGCGAATCGCCGGATTCAATCAGGCCCTCCTGCTGGCCGAGCGACCGGTCACACCGTCACTCATTCAGCGATGCAACCCACGCGATGCAACCTTCGTCGCCAACATGATGGCGGCACACAAGCCGTGTGGCATTGTCTGTGGCAACGACGTTGTCGCTGCCAATCTCATCCACACGCTCGACAATCTCGACATCGAGGTCCCCAACCACGTGCTGGTCGCCGGTATTGACGACGTGAAGTATGCTGAACTGTTGCGTGTGCCGCTGACCACGATCCATCAGCCCTGCGAGGCGATCGGACGCGCAGCGATTCGGGCGATGCTCGATCGACTCGAGATGCCGGACATGCCCGCGCGCGACGTTCTCGTTGCCTGCCACCTGGTCGAACGTGCCTCGACCGAGCGACTCGATCGGCTCAACGGCAAGGCCTGA
- a CDS encoding PfkB family carbohydrate kinase: MDQPPRVVGLGEALFDCFPDRIVLGGAPVNFAVHADRLLNPTGGSGTILSRVGSDALGRKLTDELVQRGIDTGHLQHDPNYPTGTVDVRLTDEGQPDYTITPDVAWDHLDFDERARGLAESCQAVCFGTLAQRSKPARSSIQSFLESAADAIRMLDINIRRGYDLAPLLPRSIELATVVKLNEHELPLAAEILGLTTSGQPLAQLEALLDEGGLDAVALTRGSEGTLLMTKQGGFEGEPGSFNPNPDADSVGAGDACGAGLVAGMLLGLDPRDIVTLANAMGAHVASCPGATPPLPDRILDLVRR, from the coding sequence GTGGACCAGCCCCCCCGCGTCGTCGGACTTGGCGAAGCACTCTTCGACTGCTTCCCGGATCGTATTGTCCTTGGCGGCGCACCGGTTAATTTCGCCGTCCACGCCGATCGACTCCTCAACCCGACTGGCGGTTCGGGCACCATACTCAGCCGTGTCGGATCCGATGCCCTCGGCCGCAAGCTCACGGATGAACTGGTTCAACGAGGCATCGACACCGGTCATTTGCAGCACGATCCCAACTACCCGACCGGCACGGTCGATGTCAGGCTCACCGATGAAGGGCAGCCCGATTACACCATCACGCCCGACGTGGCCTGGGATCACCTCGACTTCGATGAGCGTGCTCGAGGTCTTGCTGAATCGTGCCAGGCCGTCTGCTTCGGCACACTCGCTCAACGGTCCAAGCCGGCACGGTCGTCCATCCAGAGCTTTCTGGAATCCGCCGCCGACGCGATTCGCATGCTGGACATCAACATCCGCAGAGGCTATGACCTTGCCCCTCTGCTGCCGCGCAGCATCGAATTGGCAACCGTAGTCAAGCTCAACGAGCACGAATTGCCGCTTGCAGCAGAGATCCTCGGCCTGACAACCTCCGGCCAACCACTGGCCCAGCTCGAAGCACTGCTGGATGAAGGCGGGCTCGACGCGGTAGCGCTGACACGGGGATCCGAGGGCACGCTGTTGATGACTAAGCAGGGAGGCTTCGAGGGCGAGCCGGGCAGCTTCAATCCGAATCCCGATGCGGACAGCGTGGGCGCGGGCGACGCGTGTGGCGCGGGGCTCGTCGCCGGAATGTTGCTGGGCCTTGATCCCCGAGACATCGTGACGCTTGCCAATGCGATGGGGGCTCACGTCGCTTCGTGTCCCGGCGCGACACCACCGCTACCCGACAGGATCCTGGATCTCGTTCGCCGGTAA
- a CDS encoding type II secretion system protein, which produces MRRSEGFTLIELLVVISIIALLIGILLPALGAARRTARQLQNSTQLRGIHQGLVIHAQSNGGWYAGIDNQGDTVG; this is translated from the coding sequence ATGCGGCGATCTGAAGGCTTTACGCTCATCGAACTGCTGGTAGTCATTTCCATCATCGCGCTGCTTATCGGCATTCTGCTGCCGGCGTTGGGTGCAGCCCGACGAACGGCCCGTCAGTTGCAGAACTCAACCCAACTCCGCGGCATTCATCAGGGGCTTGTGATCCATGCCCAGAGCAACGGCGGCTGGTACGCGGGAATCGATAACCAAGGCGACACCGTCGGCTAA
- a CDS encoding DUF5060 domain-containing protein, producing MPETRLLAAEVRNATGEGPAHPLPMVIGLRLLDAEASQSLTVVDMGHRPSETRWGLSTRTADVVLDGRAVGVLFWRQVPEEEGLACALRVESIDDAALPAMAIELAVPELDGVEHDWLLFRGDRVRTGVFSGGGVLRREDSDGDGERDALTIEPAERVMVRTNTDGYLVADRFSGITGVWHLRDERRDRPAFTARLAVREDPLAMDGIEVGFRLRHIEHREGLRAKDAAYASMYPERRLYASRGIASIDAVTLSADRLAAYERLTVRASCGGTWVNPFDPEDVRLDAIITTPSGKRLTVPGFMNRDYRFDEVEGHEVLEATGDPVWEVRFTPTEPGAYRLQLVLDDGSGRVASDPYGFEVTASEASGFVRVARDNPLYFEHDDGSLYFPIGMNVGWSGPRGQRDFEMYFGGIAEAEGNFARIWISPTFNRMGLERHERHEDAVPGANGLGWIDLKAAARVDAVLDLAERLDMKVMAAIESFSAMRASGEPRHWHESPYNAAQGGPLRRTHEVLSDPSARAYFRQRLRYIVARYGHHVSLMNWELWNEANGIDGYFKGPSADWHQEMARVIKDLDVYDHPVATSFWINHGDPEVDRLEVLDFVQTHIYGAKDFPPYFVPIAQRKIREYGRPHLFGEYGVNVSASGSTGVDLEGVHLHNGHWAALFSGSAGGPMVWWWDSYVQPNDLYHRMTPLARFVSGMPLNRVGFRPIDDIEIRLRDTPDRDGARRPLVIQAAAKSWDRGIVNQPNSFEVRADGAVTDFDLFPAVLHGNSGDNRHLHNPSTLRLNMPEEGRFIVHVETVSGWAGAGLEIEVNGEVLLSEVFEDNNGASRQAISTYNGAYGVDLLAGEHEVIVRNTGKDWLGASYEVTNFIARDDPGVDVWASRFERVVDDGLLACLWLRDEGYSWASRQQAEEELGPIQPCVVRLGDLPAGRYRVEWWDTFEGRVIATTDARGDDRGVVIEVPVFMKSMAAKVYLVDPAR from the coding sequence ATGCCCGAGACCCGACTGCTGGCAGCGGAGGTTAGGAACGCGACGGGTGAGGGGCCTGCTCATCCCCTGCCGATGGTGATCGGTCTGCGCCTGCTGGACGCAGAGGCGTCGCAGTCGTTGACGGTCGTCGACATGGGCCACCGGCCCTCAGAGACACGGTGGGGATTGTCCACACGGACGGCGGACGTGGTCCTGGACGGGCGTGCAGTAGGCGTGCTCTTCTGGAGGCAGGTCCCCGAGGAAGAAGGCCTGGCCTGCGCCTTGCGTGTCGAGTCGATCGATGATGCGGCGTTGCCCGCGATGGCGATCGAATTGGCGGTGCCCGAGTTGGATGGCGTTGAGCACGACTGGCTGCTGTTTCGCGGCGACCGGGTTCGCACCGGCGTGTTCAGCGGCGGGGGGGTGTTGCGTCGTGAGGATTCGGATGGCGACGGCGAACGTGATGCGCTGACGATCGAACCGGCAGAACGTGTCATGGTGCGCACAAACACCGACGGCTACCTGGTGGCCGATCGGTTCTCGGGGATCACGGGTGTCTGGCATCTGCGTGACGAGCGTCGTGATCGGCCCGCGTTCACCGCCCGTCTTGCTGTGCGCGAGGATCCGCTGGCGATGGATGGCATCGAGGTGGGATTCCGTCTGCGGCACATTGAACACCGCGAGGGGCTGCGTGCGAAGGATGCTGCCTACGCGTCGATGTACCCGGAGCGTCGCCTCTACGCCTCGCGTGGCATCGCTTCGATCGATGCGGTCACCCTCTCAGCGGATCGGCTGGCGGCCTATGAACGGCTGACGGTTCGGGCGTCGTGTGGCGGCACATGGGTGAACCCGTTCGATCCTGAGGACGTCCGGCTGGATGCGATCATCACGACGCCGAGCGGGAAACGACTGACGGTGCCGGGATTCATGAATCGTGATTACCGGTTCGATGAGGTCGAGGGTCACGAGGTTCTCGAGGCAACGGGCGACCCTGTCTGGGAGGTTCGCTTTACACCCACCGAGCCGGGTGCTTATCGGTTGCAACTGGTACTGGACGATGGCAGCGGAAGGGTGGCCAGTGATCCCTATGGTTTTGAAGTCACGGCGAGTGAAGCGTCGGGCTTTGTGCGTGTGGCCCGAGACAACCCACTTTACTTCGAGCATGACGACGGTTCGCTCTACTTCCCGATCGGCATGAATGTCGGGTGGTCCGGTCCCCGGGGACAGCGTGATTTCGAGATGTACTTCGGCGGCATCGCTGAGGCCGAGGGCAACTTTGCGCGCATCTGGATCAGCCCGACCTTCAACAGGATGGGGCTTGAGCGGCACGAACGCCACGAGGACGCGGTTCCCGGCGCGAACGGACTGGGCTGGATCGATCTGAAAGCGGCGGCACGTGTCGACGCGGTGCTCGATCTCGCCGAGCGGCTCGATATGAAGGTGATGGCCGCGATCGAGTCTTTCAGCGCGATGCGTGCTTCGGGTGAGCCGCGTCACTGGCACGAGTCGCCTTACAACGCGGCGCAGGGCGGGCCGCTGCGCAGGACACACGAGGTGTTGTCTGATCCCTCAGCTCGCGCCTACTTCCGTCAGCGGCTGCGTTACATCGTTGCACGCTACGGGCACCACGTATCGCTGATGAATTGGGAGTTGTGGAACGAGGCGAACGGCATCGACGGCTACTTCAAGGGTCCGTCCGCCGACTGGCATCAAGAGATGGCGCGTGTGATCAAAGACCTTGATGTGTACGACCATCCGGTGGCGACGAGTTTCTGGATCAACCATGGTGACCCCGAGGTGGATCGCTTGGAAGTGCTTGATTTCGTACAGACGCACATCTACGGGGCAAAAGATTTTCCGCCCTATTTCGTACCGATCGCACAGCGGAAGATCCGGGAGTATGGCCGGCCGCACCTGTTCGGTGAGTACGGCGTCAACGTCTCTGCATCCGGTTCGACGGGCGTCGATCTCGAGGGTGTTCATCTGCACAACGGGCACTGGGCCGCACTGTTCTCGGGTTCCGCGGGTGGTCCCATGGTCTGGTGGTGGGACAGCTACGTGCAGCCGAATGACCTTTATCACCGGATGACGCCGTTGGCACGCTTTGTTTCCGGCATGCCGCTGAACCGTGTCGGTTTCCGTCCGATCGATGACATTGAGATACGTCTGCGAGATACGCCCGATCGAGATGGTGCGCGACGACCGCTGGTGATTCAGGCTGCCGCTAAGAGCTGGGATCGCGGCATCGTCAATCAGCCGAATTCGTTCGAGGTCCGTGCGGACGGAGCGGTTACGGACTTCGATCTTTTCCCCGCGGTACTCCACGGCAACTCGGGTGACAATCGACACCTGCATAACCCATCGACGCTGCGCCTGAACATGCCCGAGGAGGGTCGGTTCATTGTGCACGTCGAGACAGTCTCGGGTTGGGCCGGAGCGGGACTCGAGATCGAGGTCAACGGCGAGGTCCTGCTGTCCGAGGTGTTCGAGGACAACAATGGCGCGTCCAGACAGGCGATCTCAACCTACAACGGTGCGTACGGGGTTGACCTTCTCGCCGGCGAGCACGAGGTGATCGTCCGCAACACGGGTAAGGACTGGCTGGGGGCTTCTTACGAGGTCACCAACTTCATCGCCCGCGATGATCCCGGCGTGGATGTGTGGGCGTCACGATTCGAGCGCGTGGTGGATGATGGCCTGCTGGCCTGCCTGTGGCTGCGTGACGAGGGCTATTCCTGGGCCAGTCGCCAGCAGGCGGAAGAGGAACTCGGGCCGATTCAGCCCTGTGTCGTGCGTCTTGGCGACCTCCCCGCAGGCAGGTATCGCGTTGAGTGGTGGGACACGTTCGAGGGTCGGGTCATAGCGACCACGGATGCGCGGGGTGATGACCGGGGCGTGGTCATCGAGGTGCCTGTATTTATGAAGAGTATGGCCGCGAAGGTTTATCTGGTCGATCCTGCCAGGTAA